The Microbacterium horticulturae region CACGAGGGCGCCGTGGACATGGCGCGCACCGCGCTCGACGACGGTCAGAACCAGGACGTCCTCGACCTCGCCCAACAGGTGATCGACGACCAAACCGCCGAAATCTCAACCATGCAGGACCTCCTCAACGAGCTGTGAAACTTCCGGGCGGGTCGACACCCGAAACGGCCCGCCCGGCCTCACCAGGTCACAACACCCCCAGCTCCCGCACCCCCGCCCGCGATCTGTCGCCCGGTGCGGAAACCTTTTACTACTACCGGAGACCCTATGAACCGCCTCCTGCCCCTGACCGTTCTCACCACGCTGGCCCTCACGATCACCGGGTGTGCCAGCACACAGACAACCGCAACAGACATCGCCCCGCCGCGCATAGAGCATGTCCACGGCATCGCCGAAGACCCACGCGGGAGCGACCTACTCGTCGCCACCCACAACGGCATCTTCACCGTCACCCCCACCGGTGACGTCTCCGGCCCCATCGGCGGCCACGACTTCGACGCCATGGGATTCACCGTCACCGACAACACACTCTTCGCCTCCGGGCACCCCGGGCCCGACACCGCGGCAGAGCTCGGCGCGCCCAACCTCGGAATCATCCAAAGCGATGACTACGGCCAGACATGGTCCCCGGTTGCGTTGAACGGCAGCACGGACTTCCATGTCCTCACCGCCGGCCCCGACGGCACCCTCTACGGGATCGCCTCCAGCGGGGTCGACCTCCTCCGCAGCACCGACAGCGGCGGCGAATGGACCCGAGGAGCATCCATCGCCGCAGCGGACCTCGTCGTCACGGACGACGGCCTCTACGCCGCAGCAGAAGAAGGACTACTTCACAGCACCGACCAAGGCGTGACATTCTCCCGCGACGAAAGCGCCCCACTGCTCTACACGCTCGACGCACGCCCCGATGGCACCCTCCTGGGCGTAGGTACCGACGGCGCGATCTGGACACAGAACCCGGACAACACCTGGCAGAGCCTGGAAGCACTCGAAGGTGCCGTTCAAGCTTTCAGCGTCATCGACGCCAACCGCATCGTTCTCGTCGATGATCGCGGCATCGTCGAGATCACCCCCGACGGAACCACCATCCTCAGCCCACCTCGATAGCCGGAACTCACCATGAACAGATTCAAGACATCGCTCCAAAGCCCCGCCGACTTCATCGCCGCCGGGACCATCTTCGTCATCCTGCTCACAATCGTCAGCTACTCCTCATCATCTGGGCCCTCCGGTGAAGCACGCGCATCAGGCGCCGTACCCGCATCACCTCCGGCACCTTCCCACCCACCCCGGACGAGCGACTACTCCACGGCATGAACGCGTACATCGCAGGCTTGTGCAACTCGGACAGCTGCTACAGATCCCGTTTGTCGCCATCGGCCACGACCCACGCAACGAGCTCGTGCGCGGCCAAGTTGAACTCAACGAAGACGGTTACGTGTGTGTGCAGCATCCCACCACCGCGGCAGGAACCGGCTGCGGAGCTGCGCTCGACGCGCAGCATTACCTCGCTGGGCTTGTCGAAGCAGCCCTAGGTCTGGACGAAGTTGGCGTCGCATACGGCGTTCGGCTTGCGGGACGCCTGATACGCGAACCTGCGCACCAATCCTGCTCAGGTTCATCCCCAACGAGCGCTCACTTGGCTTGCGCCGTTGGCGAGCACAATTAAGAACGGAGGTGGGGCCAGATGTGGCCGTCGCGGTAGGGTCACTTCAGGTTGACAAAGCCACAGTCTGCGGACGGTGGAGTCATCGTGCGACGGATCGTTCGGTTCTGCACAGTTGCCGCCGACATGGCAATAGAAATGATTCATGTCTCTATTCCCGCGTCTTCGTGAGTTGCTTCCATGTGATTCAGGTGCGTCCTGCCCGCTGTATCAACGAAGCCACGCCGGATCAAGATTCCTGACAAACCATCACGATTCCTGACGATTCGGGCGTATTCTTGATGCATGGTCAGGATTGCTGAAGTAGCGGGCTGATGAGCCTCGCTGTCGTTCGGAGTATCGGGACCGCTCGCGGGTGGCGGTCCGAGGAAGATGCTGCGGACTTTGAGCAGGAGATCATCGACCAGTACGCGCTCGCGATGGCCGCAGCTGGGCTCAGCGACGCTTACATCTCGCACTCACGAACAGCGATCTTCGAGCTCCGTTCGCACGTGAATATCCCGCTGTGGCAGGTCAAGCCCGCCGACGCGGACGCGTTTCTTGCCGGGCTTCGCCGAGCGGGTCTTGCGGCTTCGACGCGTGCGGGCAAAGCGGGCGTGATCGCCCAGTTCTTCGACTTTGCGATCAGTCGGTATCAGGCCGACATCAACGCGCTTACCGGGTGGGTGATCGAGCAGCCCATCGATGAGTACAACCGGCAATCGGGTTCGTCGCTCGGCAAAGTCCGCGTCCCGCCCTCGGACGCGGAGGTCGACCGACTCTTCGGCGGCTGGGCGGCTTCGTTGCAGGATGAGCGGCGATTTCTCCCGGCGGCGCGGAACTACTTCGCGGCGTCGTTGTGGCGGCGAGTCGGGCTGCGGATCACGGAGAGCACGAAACTCGATCTTCGCGACTGGCGGCCCGATCTCGGCACGCTCGGGAAACTGCATGTCCGATTTGGGAAAGGCTCGCGCGGGCGCGGCTCGAAGCAGCGCCTGGTTCCCGCGATCAACGGTGCCGACAAGCTCATGGATTGGTGGCTCGGCGACGTGCGGCACAGGTTCGGCCCGGATTGGGATGACCCGGATGCGCCGCTGATCCCGTCGGAACGGTTCGATCATGAGCTCGGCCGCACGGGGAGGGCCAGCGACGATGTGCTCCGGCGCGGGCTGGTGCGTGCGACCGAGCGGTTTCTGCCTGCGTGGTCGGGTGATCTGACTCCGCACGTGCTGCGGCACTATTGCGCGTCGTCGCTGTATCTGGCGGGTATGGACTTGAAAGCCCTCCAAGAACTGCTCGGGCATCAGTGGCTGTCGACGACGACGCAGTACATCCACGTCTCGAGCCAGCACATCGAGGATGCGTGGGCGCACGCGAACAAGAGCGTTGAGGAACGATTCGAAGGGATGGCGTGACTGATGAAGTGGAACCTGAGAGTCCAGGCCGCTGAGCGCGGCATCTGGAAGTCTGCGGAGTTGCGGCGCATGCTCGCCGCCGCTGGGTTGGAGATGAGCCAGGGCAAGATGTCGGGGCTGTGGACGGGCACTCCGACGACGATCCGCCTCGATGATCTCGACGTGATCTGCCACGTCCTGGACTGCCAGCCGACAGACCTCCTCGTGCCCGAACCGGAAAAGGTCAGCGCGCGCACGCGACGGCTCGAGCAGCACAGCGAGGCCAACGGTTCGACACCGCGAGTGACGCCACGGTTGGGCGCGAAGGATGACCGGCCCGCCCCGCCGCTATGAGTCCGGCACGCGGTCCGAACGGGCCGCTGAGCCCGCCGCTGCCCTGCACGGGGTGCGGCGTGAAACCGGCCGCGTGGCTCCAGCCTCGCGTCGACTACTGCTACGACTGCATCCCCGGCGGCCCCTTCGCTCCGCCGCTATGCCGCAGATGCGGATCGAGCGAGTACTACAGCCAAGGATTGTGCGCGCATTGCCATCCGGGAAGTCCCGGCTTCATAGGGTCCTGTCGTGATTGCCTGGCCTGGGGCGTCTACCGGAATCGCAACTGGCGGTGCCCGAAGTGCCGCTGGTGGTTCAAGCACTACCCGCAAGGCGAATGCGTCTCGTGCCATCGCGACGTCACCATCGGTGAGCAGGGCTACTGCCGCCTCTGCCTGGAGACCGCCCGGATGCTGCAAGTACTCGGCGAACCGCTCGACCTCGACGCACCGCGAAAGTTCGGGGCGCAACTGTTCTTCGCCGTGATGAACGATCCCCGCAGGCCTGCCGAGAAGCACCGGCCGATGGCGATGAGCCTGCGCGAAGCGATCCGGCTCGTCGCCGCGCCGCCGCCGGTCGCCGAGAGCACCCAGCCGGTGCTGTTCGATCTGGATCCCGACCCGGAACGGGTGCGGCAGCGCTCGAACGAGATCCGGCGGCGCGACATCACCTCCCGCACCGATCACTTCCTGTACGCCCGCGCCGCCGAGTATGCGTGGAGCAAACGGCAGACGAACCAGGTGCGGCGCACGTTGAAGATTCTCCAGCTCGTGTTCCCCGGCGCGAATCTGCACTTCCGTGCTTCCGACATTCTCGCGATGCGCCGCTACGACGATGACGGCAACATCCGCTCCACGATCGAAGTCCTGGGCGACGCCGACCTCCTCATCGACGACCGAGTGCCGACGTTCGAGCAGCTCTTCGACCGTAAGACCAGGCATCTGCCCGAGCCGATGCGCTCCCAGCTCGAACTCTGGCGCGACATCATGGCCGACGGATCGAAGACCACGCCGCGCCGTCAACCCCGCGACACGATGACCGTGAAAGGGCAGATGTACGGCATCCTCCCCGCGATCACCCGCTGGGTCGAGGAAGGCCGCACCAGCCTGACCGGGATCAGCACTGAAGACATCCTCGACGCGCTCCCGGATGATCCGAGCCGCCAGCACACGATGATGCTCGGCTTCCGCACCCTGTTCACGATCCTGCGCGGCCGCAAGATCGTCTTCGCCGACCCGACGAAACCGATTCCGCTGCGCGGCCCCAAACGCACGATCCCGCTCCCGATGGAGAAGTCCGCGATCCGTGACGCGCTCACCAGCCCTGACCCCGCAATCGCTCTGGCCGTCGCCCTCGTCGCTTTCCACGCCCTCACCACACAACAGGTGCAGCACGTCCAGCTCACCGATATCATCGACGGCAGACTCCGCATGCCCGACGGCCGTACGATCCCGCTCGCCGAACCCGTGCGGGTGCGCCTGGCCGCCTGGCTCGACCATCGCGCCACGCGTTGGCCCGAGACGAAGAACCCGTACCTGCTCGTCACGATCCAGACCGCGCCGCGCCTGTCGCCACCGGGCCGGAACTTCCCCTGGAAGAAGGCCGGAGTCACCGCTCAGGCGCTGCGCACTGACCGCATCCTCTACGAGGTCGAACAGACCGGCGGCGATGTGCGACGCATCTGCGACCTGTTCGGCATCGGCATCGACACCGCCCTCCGCTATGCGCATCCCGCCCGAGTCGACCGTCCTGTAGATGACGGCGGCGACTCCGCCGGGTGAACACTCGGCGAACAACCTCCCGAACGCACCTACCCGACTTGCCGCTTGGTTCGATGAATGTCAATATAGAGACATGTCGATGCAACAGGTGGTGATCGTCGGGTCTGGTCCGGCGGGGTATACGGCCGCGGTCTACGCGGCCAGGGCGGGACTTTCTCCCGTCGTGGTCGCTGGCTCGGTGACCGCCGGCGGTTCGCTCATGACGACCACCGAGGTCGAGAACTTCCCGGGCTTCACCGACGGGGTGCAGGGCCCGGACCTGATGGACGCGATGCGTGCGCAGGCCGAGCGCTTCGGGGCGCGTATCGTCTACGACGACGCGACCCGGCTCGACCTCGCAGGCGAGGTCAAGACGATCGAGACCGGCTCGGGCGAAACGTTCGAGGCGCGTAGCGTGATCCTCACCACCGGTTCCGCTTACCGCAAGCTCGGCCTCGCCGAGGAAGCTCGGCTCTCCGGTCACGGCCTGTCATGGTGCGCGACCTGCGACGGCTTCTTCTTCCGCGAGAAGGAGATCGCCGTCGTCGGCGGCGGGGACTCCGCGATGGAAGAGGCACTGTTCCTCACGCGCTTCGCGTCGAAGGTCACGATCGTGCACCGGCGTGATGACTTCCGGGCGTCGAAGATCATGGCCGAGCGGGTGCGCGCCGATCCGAAGATCGAGGTCGCCTGGAACAGTGAAGTCGCCGAGCTCGTCGGTGAGAACGCCGTCGAAGCGCTCCGCCTGCGCGACACCGTCACCGGTGACGAGCGTGCCCTTCCGATCTCTGGCGTGTTCGTTGCGATCGGGCACGACCCGCGCTCGGAGCTGCTGACCGGGCAGGTCGATCTCGACGACGACGGCTACGTGCTCGTCGACCATCCGTCGACCGCGACGAACCTGCCTGGCGTGTTCGCCGCGGGTGATCTCGTCGACCGCCGTTACCGGCAGGCGATCACGGCATCGGGCACGGGCTGTGCCGCGGCCCTTGACGCGCAGCATTTCCTCGCCGGCCTGCCTGCCGACGAGACCGAGACCGAACTTCTGGAGGTGTCCGCATGAGCGCGACCATCACCGTCACCGATGCCACGTTCGAGGCCGAGGTGCTGCAGTCCGACATCCCCGTCGTGGTCGACATCTGGGCGACCTGGTGCGGGCCGTGCAAGGCGATCGCACCGATCCTCGACGATCTCGCCGGCGAGTACGACGGCCGCGTGAAGATCGTGAAGCTCGACGCGGATGCCAACCCGCAGACCGCGATGGCTGCTGATGTCACGTCGATCCCGACTCTCGGGTTCTACCGGGGCGGTGAGCGCGTCGACGTGCTCATCGGCGCACACCCGAAGCCGATCATCGCGGGCAAGATTGACGAGCTGATCGTATGAGCACCGCAACCCAGACCCGCGCGATGCCGGCGAAGCTGTCCACCCTTGACCGGTGGCTGCCGCTGTGGATCGGGCTCGCCATGGTCGCGGGCCTCCTCCTCGGCCGCTTCATCCCCGCACTGTCCGACCTGCTCGCGCATATGGAGGTCGGTGGTATCTCGGTGCCGATCGGTCTCGGACTGCTGGTGATGATGTATCCGGTGCTGGCGAAGGTCCGCTACGACAAGGTCGCCGCTGTCACGGGAGACAAAAAGCTCCTCGTCTCATCGCTGATCCTGAACTGGATCGCAGGGCCTGCCGTGATGTTCGCCCTCGCGTGGCTCTTCCTGCCCGATCTGCCCGAGTACCGCACCGGTCTCATCATCGTGGGGCTCGCGCGTTGCATCGCGATGGTGGTGATCTGGAACGACCTCGCTTGCGGCGACCGTGAAGCGACCGCGGTGCTGGTGTTCATCAACTCCGTGTTCCAGGTCGTCGCGTTCTCGCTGCTCGGCTGGTTCTACCTCACCGTGCTGCCGGGCTGGCTCGGCCTCGACTCCCAAGGCCTGGATGTCTCGATCGGGCAGATCGCGATCAACGTGCTCGTATTCCTTGGCGTCCCGCTCGCGGCTGGGTTCCTCACTCGCTTCTTCGGTGAGAAGGCGAAGGGCCGCGACTGGTACGAGGCGAAGTTCATCCCCTTTATCGGCCCGTTCGCGCTCTACGGCCTCCTGTTCACGATCGTGCTGCTATTCGCGCTGCAGGGTGAGGCGATCACGTCGCAGCCGTGGGACGTCGCCCGGATCGCGCTGCCGCTGTTGGCGTACTTCGCGATCATGTGGTTCGCAGGCCTCCTGCTCGGGAAGGGCATCGGCCTCAACTACGCCCGCTCGACGACCCTCGCGTTCACGGCGGCAGGCAACAACTTCGAGCTCGCCATCGCCGTCGCGATCGGCACCTTCGGCGCGACCAGCGGCCAGGCCCTCGCAGGCGTCGTCGGCCCGCTCATCGAGGTGCCCGTGCTCGTGGGTCTGGTCTATGTCTCGCTCTGGGCCGCCCGCACGTGGTTCCACACCGACCCGTATGCGGTTCCCGCCGTCACCAAATCGAGGGCATCATGACCACCACCGAGCTCTGCACACCGACCCCGACGCACGTCATCGGCGAAGACGCCGCCGATGCTGTCGCTTCAACGCTCAAGGCGCTGGCCGATCCGTTCCGGCTGCGGATGCTGTCGGCGATCGCGACGGACCCGCGCGGCGAGGCCTGCGTGTGCGACCTCGCCGAGCTCGCCGACGTCTCCCAGCCCACCGTCTCGCATCACTTGAAGAAGCTCAAGGACACCGGGCTGCTGGCCTCCGAGCGGCGCGGCACCTGGGTGTACTACAGCATCCTGCCGGCGCGGAAGCAGGCCGTGACCGCGCTGCTGGACGCGTTCGCGCCCGCCGCGATCGCCGACGCGCAGGCCGAGCAGGAAGACCGCGCGACGGCACTGGCCGCCCTCGACGCGAAGGTCGAGCACCTCGCCGCCGAGCTCGCCGACGAGATGACGCACCTGAACCGCAACCTCGTCGTCACGATCGTGCGCGAGTCGTTCGCGGGTCTCGTCCGCTCGGCGAAGCTCACCCAGCATATGATCCCGCTCACCGAACGTTTCGCCCGTCAGCGTCTCGCCGACCTCACACGGGATCGCGAAACGGGGATGCCGCAGGTGCTGTTCGTGTGCGTCGCAAACGCGGGCCGTTCTCAGCTCGCCGCCGCCCTCGTCAATCAGCTCTCCGGCGGTGCGGTTGTTGCCCGGTCGGCCGGGTCGACGCCAGCGGCCGAGGTGCACCCGCACGTGCGCTCGATCCTCGCCGACATCGAAGGCGAGCAGGACGCCGCGGCCGCGTTCCCGAAGCCGCTCACCGACGACGCCGTCCGCGCCGCGGACGTCGTGGTCACGATGGGCTGCGGGGACGTGTGCCCGATCATCCCCGGCGTCCGCTACGAAGATTGGGCTGTCGGTGACCCCGCCCTCGCCTCCGAAGACGGCGTTGCGGCGATCGCCGCTGACATCGAGGCCCGCGTCCGTGGCCTGCTCGCCGAGCTGTGCGTTCCCGTCGACGGTGACGGCGCATGACAAGCGAGACGCGACGTGCGCCGGTGCGCGGGTCGGCGTGGGAAGTGTTCCGGGTGTTCCTGCGCCTCGGGGTGACCTCGTTCGGCGGGCCGATCGCGCACCTGGGCTACTTCCGCACCGAGATCGTGGAACGCCGACGCTGGATGGACGACCGCGCCTACGCCGACCTGGTCGCGCTGTGCCAGTTCCTTCCCGGCCCGGCCTCGAGCCAGGTCGGGTTCGGCATCGGCCTGCACCGCGCCGGATACCGGGGCGCGCTGGCCGCATTCATCGCCTTCACGCTCCCGTCCGCGGCCCTCATGCTCGCCTTCGCCTCCGGCGCCGCCCTGTTCACCGGCACCATCGGGGAAGGCATCCTCGCCGGGCTGAAGATCGTGGCGGTCGCGATCGTCGCGCAGGCCGTCCTCGGCATGGCGAAGACACTCACCCCGGACCGGCAGCGCGCCGCGATCGCAGCCGTCGCAGCCCTCGCCGCGCTGCTGCTGGCCGGATCGCTCGGCCAAATCATGGCGATCGTCCTCGGCGGGATCGCCGGATACTTCGTCTGCCGCGCACCCGCCGCGAACACGGCGACAGCGGTGCGGTTCCCGGTGACCCGGGCCGCGGGGATCGCCGCGCTCACCCTGTTCGTCGCAATCCTGGCCGGGATGCCGATCCTCGCCGCCGTCACCGGCAACGACAGCGTCGCCCTGTTCGATGCGTTCGCGCGGGCCGGAGCGCTCGTATTCGGCGGCGGGCACGTCGTGCTCCCGCTCCTGCAATCCGGCGTCGTCGATCCCGGCTGGGTCACGAACGCGGACTTCCTCGCCGGATACGGTGCAGCCCAGGCCGTGCCTGGCCCGCTGTTCACCCTCGCCGCTTTCCTCGGCGGCGCCGCTGACGTCGGCCCGGGCGGGGCGGCGGGGGCGGGCATCGCGCTGGCCGGGATCTTCCTGCCCGGCTTCCTCCTCCTCATCGGCGTGCTGCCGTTCTGGAACCGCCTGCAGCACCACGAGCGGGTTCAGGCCATCATGCGGGGCGCGAACGCGGCCGTCGTCGGCATCCTCGCCGCCGCCCTCTACACACCCGTGTTCACCACCGCGATCCTCACCCCGCCCGCCTTCGCACTCGCGCTGGTCTGCTTCGTGCTGCTCGTCGCGTGGAAGCTCCCGCCCTGGATCGTCGTGATCATCGGAGCCGCAGGCGGCATCCTCGCCACCACCCTCACCTGACCGACCCGATCGGAAACGAGAACCCTCATGTCTACTCCCACCGTCCTGTTCGTCTGCGTCCACAACGCCGGCCGTTCCCAGATGGCCGCAGGCTACCTCCGCCACCTCGCGGGCGACCGCATCGAGGTCCGTTCGGCAGGCTCGATCCCCGCGGACCAAATCAATCCCGTCGCCGTCGAGGCGATGCTCGAAGAGGGCATCGACATCCGCGGCGAGGCCCCGAAGATCCTCACCACCGACGCCGTGCAGGACTCCGATGTCGTCATCACGATGGGCTGCGGCGACGCCTGCCCGTTCTTCCCCGGCAAGCGCTACGAGGATTGGAAGCTCGATGACCCCGCGGGCCAGGGCATCGACGCTGTCCGTCCGATCCGCGACGACATCAAACGCCGCATCCAGGAACTCATCGCCTCCCTCGAGCCCGCGAGCACCGAGGCGGCCAGCGCATGAGCGCGTCGGTGCTGTTCGTCTGCAAGAAGAACGGCGGCAAATCGCAGATGGCCGCCGCGCTCATGCGGCAGCACGCCGGCGACGCCATCACCGTCTATTCGGCCGGTACTGCGCCGGGCGATACGCTTAGTGCCCTCGCCGAGGAAGCGATCGTCGAGGTCGGTGCGTCGATGGAGGGCGAGTATCCGAAGCCCATCGATCCCGAGATCCTCCGCAGCGTGGATCGGGTCATCGTGCTCGGCGACGAGGCGAAGGTCGCCCCGGTCGACGGCATGGCCGGAACGATCGAGACCTGGACCTTCGAAGACCAGGCTGCATCCGACGTCGGCGGCGGCGACCGCACGCGGGCGATCCGGGATCAGATCGCCGAACGCGTCCTGCGCCTCGCCAGCGAGCTCAGCGCCGCGATGTCGTAACTCTGAACGGGAGGGCAGGAGTAGTCGCTGGCCCTCCCGTCCAGCGCGGCGGACGGCCGATGAGCCTTGCATGAGCCGAGCACGCAGTCGGGTCAGTGTGAGGGCAGGTTCCCGCTCAATCGTGCGTGGAAGGTTCCGCTCGCCTCGTTCAAGCCGATGATCTCGACCTCGATGTCGTGTTCGCGGTACTTCTGCTCGATTCCATCGAGCGCTGCGACGGTCGAGGCGTCCCACACGTGCGACTTCGACATGTCGATCACGACACGCTTCGGGTCGTCGGCGTACTCGAACTGGGTGGTCAGGTCGTTCGAGGACGCGAAGAACAGCTCGCCATCGACCTCATAGTGCGCCGTGTCTTCGTTAGCGCTGAAGGTGCGGGTGACGGTGGTGAAGTGGGCGACGCGGCGCACGAACAGGATCGCGGCGACGAACACGCCGATGATGACCCCGACGGAGAGGTTGTGGGTGATGAGCACCGGGATGACGGTGACGAGCATCACGATCGTCTCGCTCTTGGGCATCCGCTTCAGCGTGGAGGGTGCGATGGAGTGCCAGTCGAAGGTGAGGAACGCGACCATGAACATGATCGCCACCAGTGCCCCGATGGGGATCAGGTTCATTATCGGGCCGAGGAACCACACCAGGATCAGGAGGAACACGCCGGCGGCGAACGTGGAGACGCGGGTGCGGGCGCCGGAGGCGCGCACGTTGATCATGGTCTGCCCGATCATCGCGCAGCCACCCATGCCACCGAAGAGGCCAGAGAGGATGTTCGCGCCGCCTTGCCCCATCGCCTCGCGGGTCTTGTTCGAGTGCGTGTCGGTGATGTCGTCCACGAGCTTCGCGGTCATCAGTGACTCCATGAGCCCCACCGCGGCCATGCCGAGGGCATACGGGGCAATGATTTGCAGTGTCTCGAAGGTGAGCGGTACATCGGGGAAGAACGGCATCGGCGGGCCGCCGGGCAGTTCGCCGAGACCGCCGACGGTCTTCACATCGAGGTTCAGCAGCCACACCGCGAGGGTCATCACGATCACGACCACCAGAGGCGCGGGCACAGCCTTCGTGAGCTTCGGGAAGAGCCATAGGATCAGGATGCTGACGATGATCATCGGGTACATCAGCCAGGACGCGCCGGTGAAATGCTCCAATTGGGCGACAGCGATGAGGATCGCGAGGGCGTTGACGAACCCGACCATCACGCTGCGCGGGATGAACCGCATGAGCTTGCCGACACCGAGCAGGCCGAGAACGATCTGGAAGATGCCGCCGAGGATCACGGTCGCGATGAGGTAGTCGAGGCCGTACTCGTCGGCGACCGGCCGGATGACGAGCGCGATCGCTGCGGTCGCCGCGGTAATCATCGCGGGCCGCCCACCGAGGAACGCGATCGAGATTGCCATCACGATCGAGGAGAACAAGCCCACCTCGGCCGGCACGCCTGCGGCGATCGCGAACGCGATGGCCTCCGGGATGAGCGCGAGGCCGACCACCATACCCGCGAGGACTTCCTTCGTCAACAGCTTCGGCGAACGGAACACATCCATCACGGTCGGCCGAGGCCAGTAGCGTTCCTTGTCGCGTGCGGGCGCGCTCATTCTGCCTCCCAGAGAGGTGCGGGAAAATAGGGTGACGGCGGTCGAGGTCGGAGCCCGCCAAACCCAACTCTACCGTTACGTGAGGGTTGGGTGCCAAATCGAGGCAGAGGAGTACCCGATGGCAGGAACGATCCATATCGGCGAGGTCGCTGAGCGCACCAGCCTGTCGCTGCGCACCCTCCGCCACTACGACGAGATCGGGCTCGTCTCCCCGAGCGACCGCACCAGTGGCGGGTTCCGCCTCTACACCGACGCCGACGTCGAGCGGCTCCTCCTGATCCGCCGGATGAAGCCGCTCGGGTTCTCCCTCGACCAGATGGGCGAAGTCCTCGCCGCTGCTGACGCACTGGCGGATGATCCGTCAGACAGCGCCGCGCGCGCAGCGCTGGATACGTTCGTGACCGACGCAGAGGAGCGTCGCGAGAAACTCGCGAAACAACTGGACGCCGCCGACGAACTCATCGCGCGCCTCCGCGACGTATAAGCCTGCGGCAGATGCACGCCCGGCCCAAGTGTTCACCGGTGGGGTTGCATGTTCGCGGAACATGCAACCCCACACCTCAGAAACCATGGCCTGAACCCGCTTCTTCCGGCGATTTAGTCTTCAGGAATCGTGAACTTGCGGGTTTCGCTCGTCATTCGGCTGGTGGTATCGAAAAGTTCCAGCTCTCCGGGGTGTAACTGGTGTTGGCAAACGAAGGAACGGTCCTTGATGCGCCAGAGTCCTTGGCCCACGCCGAGCCCGGGCAGCAACCTCTGCTCGGTGCCGGTAAGCCCGAGCGCTCTCGCAGTGGCTCCGAGCTGATCGGATTCCTGCCGGTAGATGATTCGCGTCTCGGCGTTAGCGAGAAGGCTGCTTGCCAGCGCTCGCATCGCGGAGCCCTGGTCACCGACATTCTCCAAGTCGGTCAGCTTGTGGAAGATCAACATGTTCGCGATCCCGTAGTGGCGGGCGAGCCGCCAGTGCGCATCCATCCGACGCAACAACGCCGGATGAGACATGAGGCGCCATGCCTCGTCGTAGATGCACCAGCGCTGACCACCGTTGGGGTCGAGTAGGGCGGATTCCATCCAAGCCGACGAACAGGTCATGAGGACCGAGGTCAGAGTCGAGTTCTCTGTGACTCTCGATAGGTCAAGAGAGATCATCGGTAGTGACGGATCGAAACGCACTGTCGACGGACCATCGAAGAGTCCGGCGAGGTCACCGGCGACAAGACGCCGAAGTGCATGCCCGACGAGACGCCCGTCTTCAGCGAGGCGCCCATCCGGATCGGCCTGCTCTGTCGGGGTGAGGATGTGTTCGACAATCATTGGCAGGATCGGTACATCGTTGCTGCGAACGACCCCGGTCAGAGCAGTGTCGATCGCAGTGTGTTCCAAAGGCGTGAGGGGGCGCGTCAGAACCGTTTCGGCGAGTGCGCCGATCAAGTCGCGTCGTCGAGCGGCGACCGTGGATGCCCAGGTCTCCTCGCTCATTCCGGCGGGTCGGTAGCCTTCGTCGAGAGGATTGAGCCGAGCGGCAA contains the following coding sequences:
- a CDS encoding helix-turn-helix domain-containing protein: MKWNLRVQAAERGIWKSAELRRMLAAAGLEMSQGKMSGLWTGTPTTIRLDDLDVICHVLDCQPTDLLVPEPEKVSARTRRLEQHSEANGSTPRVTPRLGAKDDRPAPPL
- the trxA gene encoding thioredoxin, with the translated sequence MSATITVTDATFEAEVLQSDIPVVVDIWATWCGPCKAIAPILDDLAGEYDGRVKIVKLDADANPQTAMAADVTSIPTLGFYRGGERVDVLIGAHPKPIIAGKIDELIV
- a CDS encoding metalloregulator ArsR/SmtB family transcription factor, with amino-acid sequence MTTTELCTPTPTHVIGEDAADAVASTLKALADPFRLRMLSAIATDPRGEACVCDLAELADVSQPTVSHHLKKLKDTGLLASERRGTWVYYSILPARKQAVTALLDAFAPAAIADAQAEQEDRATALAALDAKVEHLAAELADEMTHLNRNLVVTIVRESFAGLVRSAKLTQHMIPLTERFARQRLADLTRDRETGMPQVLFVCVANAGRSQLAAALVNQLSGGAVVARSAGSTPAAEVHPHVRSILADIEGEQDAAAAFPKPLTDDAVRAADVVVTMGCGDVCPIIPGVRYEDWAVGDPALASEDGVAAIAADIEARVRGLLAELCVPVDGDGA
- the arsB gene encoding ACR3 family arsenite efflux transporter, encoding MSTATQTRAMPAKLSTLDRWLPLWIGLAMVAGLLLGRFIPALSDLLAHMEVGGISVPIGLGLLVMMYPVLAKVRYDKVAAVTGDKKLLVSSLILNWIAGPAVMFALAWLFLPDLPEYRTGLIIVGLARCIAMVVIWNDLACGDREATAVLVFINSVFQVVAFSLLGWFYLTVLPGWLGLDSQGLDVSIGQIAINVLVFLGVPLAAGFLTRFFGEKAKGRDWYEAKFIPFIGPFALYGLLFTIVLLFALQGEAITSQPWDVARIALPLLAYFAIMWFAGLLLGKGIGLNYARSTTLAFTAAGNNFELAIAVAIGTFGATSGQALAGVVGPLIEVPVLVGLVYVSLWAARTWFHTDPYAVPAVTKSRAS
- the trxB gene encoding thioredoxin-disulfide reductase, coding for MSMQQVVIVGSGPAGYTAAVYAARAGLSPVVVAGSVTAGGSLMTTTEVENFPGFTDGVQGPDLMDAMRAQAERFGARIVYDDATRLDLAGEVKTIETGSGETFEARSVILTTGSAYRKLGLAEEARLSGHGLSWCATCDGFFFREKEIAVVGGGDSAMEEALFLTRFASKVTIVHRRDDFRASKIMAERVRADPKIEVAWNSEVAELVGENAVEALRLRDTVTGDERALPISGVFVAIGHDPRSELLTGQVDLDDDGYVLVDHPSTATNLPGVFAAGDLVDRRYRQAITASGTGCAAALDAQHFLAGLPADETETELLEVSA
- a CDS encoding tyrosine-type recombinase/integrase, giving the protein MSLAVVRSIGTARGWRSEEDAADFEQEIIDQYALAMAAAGLSDAYISHSRTAIFELRSHVNIPLWQVKPADADAFLAGLRRAGLAASTRAGKAGVIAQFFDFAISRYQADINALTGWVIEQPIDEYNRQSGSSLGKVRVPPSDAEVDRLFGGWAASLQDERRFLPAARNYFAASLWRRVGLRITESTKLDLRDWRPDLGTLGKLHVRFGKGSRGRGSKQRLVPAINGADKLMDWWLGDVRHRFGPDWDDPDAPLIPSERFDHELGRTGRASDDVLRRGLVRATERFLPAWSGDLTPHVLRHYCASSLYLAGMDLKALQELLGHQWLSTTTQYIHVSSQHIEDAWAHANKSVEERFEGMA
- a CDS encoding F510_1955 family glycosylhydrolase, yielding MNRLLPLTVLTTLALTITGCASTQTTATDIAPPRIEHVHGIAEDPRGSDLLVATHNGIFTVTPTGDVSGPIGGHDFDAMGFTVTDNTLFASGHPGPDTAAELGAPNLGIIQSDDYGQTWSPVALNGSTDFHVLTAGPDGTLYGIASSGVDLLRSTDSGGEWTRGASIAAADLVVTDDGLYAAAEEGLLHSTDQGVTFSRDESAPLLYTLDARPDGTLLGVGTDGAIWTQNPDNTWQSLEALEGAVQAFSVIDANRIVLVDDRGIVEITPDGTTILSPPR